Below is a window of Veillonella rodentium DNA.
GGGATAACTCCAACATCATTACGGAAATCTCTCAAGACGGTAACGGCGACAGCACAATTGATGTGAAACTCGGTAAAGACCTTAAAACCGAAACAATTACCGCTACCGGTGCAAACGGTAAAGACGGTAAAATCGGCATTAACGGTAAAGACGGCGTAACGACTAACATTTCCGTCACTCGAGACGGTCAACCCGGTGTAGACGGTGCACCTGGCACGACTACAACACGTATTGCGTATCAAAAACCTGACGGCACGAATGAAGAAGTGGCAACCTTGAACGACGGCCTTAAATTTAAAGGCGATATGGGTGCTACATCCAATGTTAAACTTAACAAACAAGTGAACATCACGGGCGGTGTGACAAATGCGGCTGATTTGGCAACCGGTAATAATATCGGTGTTACATCTGCGGCGGTCGATGCTGATGGCAATGCAAAATTACAATTGCAATTGGCTAAGAACTTGACAGGCTTGCAATCCGTAACGGCATCCGATACTGTGAAAGCCGGTACTGTAACCATGGGTAAACAGACTGATGGTGCGAACCCTGGTAATAACGGTAACTATGTAACAGGCCTCGATAATAAGGATTGGGATATCGATAATCCTGCAATCGCATCCGGTCGTGCTGCAACAGAAGACCAGTTGAAAACAGTTAGCGATGAAGTTAAGAAACAGGGCGCTAATGCTACGGACTTCCGTTTGGTGAAAAATGCTAGTGAAGCCGATGGCGCTTACAAGGTTGATGACAACGGCAACATCGATTTGACTGTGGAAGACAAAAATCATCCGGGTACAAAAGAAACAGTCAAGATTAAGGACGTCGCCTCTAAATCCGGCCTTGATAAATTGACAGACCGTGCTGTTAAGTATGATTTGGATCCTGCGGGTAACTCTGATAAATCCAAGGTAACCTACGAAGGTCCTGCCTATAACAACAAACAAGGCGGCACGCATGTGTCGAACTTGGCGTATGCGACAGGAAATGACGGCAGCGAAGCGGTTAATGTGGACTACTTGAATGATAAGATCAGGGATAATACGGACACATTGACTAATAAAGGGCTTAAATTCAACGCTAATGTAGGCGGCGTACAAACTAATAAACTTGGTTCTACTGTCACTGTTCAAGGTGAAGGAAAAGCTGCTGATGGTGACTACAGCGGTGAAAATATTAAAACTTTCATCAAACAGGATGCGGCGACAGGTAACACGATTATTGACGTGAAGATGAATAAAAATCTTAAAGCTGAATCCGTGAAGGTCGGCAAAGACGGCAAGGACGGCGTGTCCATTACAGGTCCTGACGGTGTGAACGGTACCGACGGCAAGGTGGGTATCACCGGTCAAGATGGAAAAGATGCTGTATCTATGTCCGGTAAGAACGGCGTAGGTCATATCGGCCTGACCGGCCCTGCAGGCACGAACGGTATTGACGGTACAAACGGTATCGACATGTCTGTGAAGAACGGCTACGATGATGCAGCTAAAGGCGTAAAAGGTGCAAACGGCGTAGACGGTACTAACGGTATTACGCGCATTGTTTATCAGGACAAAAACGGCGAACATCAAGTGGCGACCATGGACGACGGTATGCTGTACGGCGGCGATACAGGCAATGTGATTAAGAAAAAACTTAACAACCAGGTGAATGTCAAGGGCGGTATTTCCGATGTAAGCAAATTAGCCGACGAAGATAACATCGGTGTCATGTCCGACGGTACCGATACATTAATGCTTCGTCTGGCGAAAGACCTGAAGGGCTTAAATTCCGCAACTTTTAATAACGGTACGAACGGTACAACTGTTGTGAACGGCGGCGGTATGACCATCAACGATGCAGCAGGGAAACCGTTGACATCCGTTACGAAGGACGGCGTGACGATTACGGACGGACCGTCCATGACGACGGACGGTATCAATGCGGCGGGCAAGAAGATTACGAATGTGGCCGAAGGTACGGATTCTAATGATGCGGTTAACAAATCCCAATTGGATAAAGCGGCGGCGGCTGCATCCACGACGGTATCCGCAGGTAGCAATATCACTGTTACACCTAGTGATAATTCTAATGGTTCCAAGAACTATGAAGTGAGTCTTAATGATAAGGTGACATTGGGCTCCGACCCTACAAAACAGGTCGAAATCGACGGTAACGCAGGTACCATCAAAGCCGGTGATAAAGTTGAAATCGACGGCAATAAGGGTACTATTAAGGCCGGTAATGTTACCATTGACGGTGATAAAGGTACTGTTAAAGCGGGCGATAAAGTGACTATCGACGGTAACAAGGGCACTGTTGAAGCCGGCAAGGTACTCGTAGACGGCGATAAAGGAACTGTGAACGGTTTGACCAATAAGACTTGGGATCCGAACAATATCACCAGCGGACAGGGGGCAACGGAAGATCAACTTCAGAAATCTCATACCATGTTGGATCAGAAGATCACCAATCTGGGGGATGAAGTAACGAAAAAAGGGTTGAATTTCGGTGCAAATAGCGGCACTCCGACTCACAAGAATCTGGGTGAAACTATATCCGTTGTCGGCGGCGGAACTAAATCCGACGATAACTATACTTCTGATAACATCAGGACGAAAATCAATGCGGACGGCAATGTGGAAATCATGATGGATAAGAATCTGACGACCGACAGTGTAACCACCGATTCCGTAAAAGTCGGCAAAAACGGCAAGGATGGCGTATCCATTACGGGCCCTAACGGCGCTGACGGTACGGACGGCAAGGTGGGTGTTACCGGTAAGGACGGTAAAGATGCCGTATCCATGTCCGGCAAGGACGGTGTCGGTCACATCGGATTAACCGGTAAGGACGGTCGTAATGCGGACATTACGGTTGATAAAGGTGATCCTGATCTTAACGGCAACGAAATTACCCGTATCAAGTATCAGGATGAAAACGGTAAGACACATCAGGTGGCCACCAAAGACGACGGTATGAAGTACGGCGGTGATTCCGGTACGGTAATCAGGAAACAGCTTAACGAACAGGTGAATGTAGTCGGCGGTATCACGGATGTCGATAAGTTGACCTCTGAAGATAATCTGGGCGTCGTATCCGACGGCAACAACAGCCTCAAGGTTCGTATGGCGAAAGATTTACAAGGTCTGAATTCCGTAACGACCAAGGATGCGGCAGGCAATACGACCGTTGTGAACGGCGGCGGTGTAACGATTACCCCTGCCGGCGGTAACACCGTAAGTCTTACTAAGGACGGTTTGAACAACGGTGGTAACACAATCAGTAATGTAGGTCCGGGTGTGAACGGTACGGATGCGGTTAACGTGAATCAATTGAAGGGTGCTACAGACGGCTTGGCCAACGCCATTAATTCCGTGGCGGGCGAAACACAGCGTGTAGGCGCTCATGCGGCGGCACTATCCGCGTTGAAACCGATTCAATACGATCCGTTGGAACCGACTCAAATCATGGCCGGTATCGGTAATTACAGAGGCGAAACAGCGGCCGCTTTAGGCGTTGCACATTACACGGCGGAAGACACCATGTTCCATGTGGGCGTGTCCGTAGGCAGCCATCATAATATGGTGAATGCCGGTGTAACCCGTAAATTCGGTACCTCCGATGCGAAGAAAGCGGTTCCTGAACGTTACAAGGGCGGGCCTATCAGCTCCATGTACGTGATGCAGGATGAAATGACGGCGCTGAAAGCCGAAAATGCACGGATGAAAGCGCATGATGAACAGTTGACCGCGGACTATGCGGCATTGAAAGAAGATAATCTTCGTTTGCAAAAAGATAATGAAGAAACGAAGCGTCAATTGGCTCTTATTATGAGTCGATTGGGGATATAATTTACCGCAATTTCATCTTTTTCTCATATGGCTAAAATGAGTGCATGCCCTATAAAATACTCATGAAAATGCGATGATTTCAACTGCATATTTTAAATTGTCGAAAGAACGAGAGTCTCTTCCAAGAGGACTTTCGTTCTTTCTTTGTATTTGACTTCACAAATAATTCATAATAGTGTATAATACGAAACATATGATTTTTATCGAAAATAATAAATGTGATTAATTTACTATAAAATGGTTAACGTTTGGTGATATGTGTTGTTTAACCTTTTAAAACAAGGGTTTATATGGCTGTAAAGATATTTTGATGAGTAAAATTTTTGACATTATAAATAAAGAGATAAATTTATAAAAATGAATGAGCGCATCATGAAAAAATATATTTACATTTATAAACTAATCTGATATTTTATATGTATGATGATTAAATTTTTGATAAAAAATTTATTTATTAGTGTTTTGGTGTAAGTTTTAAGAATTCCTTATAAAACTGTGTGAAAGGTAGGTACTGCTAAATGAATCGTATTTATAGGGTAATTTGGAGTCAGGTACGGGGAGCGTATGTTGTCGTATCTGAAATCGCGAAGAATCATTCCCGTGGTTCCAAAAGTTTTGTCGGCAATTCCACTAAAGTTGCGGCCAGAGTCGGGTTAGCCGCAATGATCCTTACCGGCGGCAGCGGACTGGTGTCGTCCGTATATGCCGGTACTCAGGGGATTTCCCTGAGCCCGAGCTCGAACGGTTACGACGGCGGTTTGACATGGTTAAAACCGTCTCCGGGCGCTCCTGAAATCAGAATGTTCGATTACGGTACGCCGGGTAATGAAGGTCTAGGTTATTTATATACCAATAACAAGGTATTCGGTATTCAAATCGGTAATAGCGCCAGTGTGAGAGCTAAAGACGGTTCCGTATCCGGTATCGCTATCGGTGATTATTCCACCTCTCAAGGATTGGGGGCCGCGTTCGGTCAATATGCGCAGTCCAATGCGATCGGAGCCGTTGCGGTAGGCTCGGCGACTAAAGCGGATGCGTTCAACTCGCTGGCTATGATGCGCCAAGCTTATGCAGGTGCAAAATATGCGGCGGCTATCGGTACGGCCGCATCCGCTCAGGGGGAAGCCAGCCTGGCGATGGGGCATTCCGCATTGGCGAAAGGGACTCAGTCCATTGCTATCGGTTCCGCAAACCCTACACCTTTATATGATGATAGAAACACTCCGTATACTAAATATGATGGGAACACCAATACGCAGGCTAACGGACAACGTGCCATCGCTGTGGGGCAAGGTGCCAAATCGAACACGAATGACAGCGTCGCTATGGGGACGGGTGCCAGCGTGGTGTCCGGTACGAATTCTAAAGGTAAAGAATTTGCCAGAGGCGTAGCTATCGGTAAAGATGCCACTTCTCAAGGATTACAGGGCGTAGCTATCGGTAACGGTGCGGCACACTATCGTGATAATGCGGTAGCTATCGGCAATAATGCCAAAACTTATGCTGTTGACGGAATTTCAATCGGGAACAATGCCGAAGCGGGCGTGGAAAACGATCCTTCTTATAAAGTGAATAACTCTATTGCCGTAGGTAACTCCGCTCATGCTACGGGCGGATCGGCGGTAGCCTTCGGTAACGATACGAACGCATCCGGCGGTTCCTCCGTGGCTACAGGTAATGCCGCATGGGCATTGGGTGACCGTTCCACAGCTGTCGGCAATAATGCACATGCGGAAGGTTACGGCTCTATTTCCATGGGTCGTGAAGCCAGCTCCTTGAGTACTCAAACGGGTGACAAGAAAAGTGTTATGGCTATCGGTGATGACGCACAGGCTACCGGTACTCGTTCCATCGCATTGGGTGTAAGTGCTCAAGCCGGTACATTGACGAGAGAACGTGACGGTCGGTATAAGGACAATCCGGAACTTATTTCCAAACTTAATGTTGTAAAAGAAGTAAGTGATGCGGTAGCAATCGGTAGTGAAGCGAGCGTACAAGCAAACAAAGGCTTAGCTCTTGGCAGCAATGCGAAGGTAAATCATGTTCGTGGCGTTGCACTGGGTGCTAACTCTGAAACAGCGGATCCTGTAAGTACCGCCGGTGAAACTATTAACGGCTTGACATATAACTACGCCGGCAGTTCCGCCGATTCCACGGTCAGCGTAGGTAATACTTCTACAAAACGTACAATTACTAACGTAGCGGCTGGTCGTGTGAATGCACAATCTACAGATGCTATTAATGGTAGCCAATTATATGGCGTTGCTAATGCAGTAGGTAATGTAGCTAAAAGCACTAAGAATATCTTAGGCGGTAATGCTAAAGTTGACCAAAACGGTTCTATCACCATGACTAATATTGGTGATACAGGTAAAAACACTGTTCATGAAGCAATTCAATCCGTAAATCAAGGTTGGGAACTTCAAGTTAATGGCAAAAAAGTTAAAGACGTAAAAGCTCCTAATCGTACAGTGAACTTTAACGCTGGTAATAATATTAAATTAGAAGGCGCCGGAGACAATGTTACGGTTGCAACAGTTGATGATGCAAACTTCAACTCCGTTACAACGGGCAATGTTTCTATGAGCAAATCCGGCATCAATGCCGGTGGCTATCAGATTACCAACGTGAAATCCGGCGGCGATGTGGTAACGAATGCGGCCAATATCGGCGATATCAGTCGTATTGCGGCCAAGTACGATAAATATCTGGAACGCGGTATCGCCAGCTATGAAGCGAACGGTGACGGCAAGGTAAACATGACCGGTACAAACGGTTTGGCTGCTGAAGTAACAGGTTTGAAAAATACGTATGTTACATCCGGTACCGTATCCAATGACGGTAAGAGATTGACATTGACACGTAATGATAATCAAACATTCGATGTTGATATCTCTAAAATCTCTAATGGTCTTTCCAAAACTGACTACCGTTTAATTGCAAACCCTGCACATGGTAGCAACGGCGAATATAAAGTAGCTGCTGACGGCAGCATGACATTGACTGTTGCGGATGCGGACGGTTCCAATCCTACACAGGTCAAGTTGACGAATATCGCGTCCAAAACGCAACAGGATACTAACACTACAAACATTAATAAGAATAAGCAGGACATTACAAACATCAACAATACGATCGGAAAAGGGTTGAATTTCGCCGCCGATTCCGGTGCACCTATTAATAAAAAACTGGGCGAAACCTTAACTGTTAAAGGCGGCGCTACAGGTGCATTGACGGACAGCAATATCGGCGTTGTGGCCAAAGACGGCAACCTTAATGTCAAACTGGCGAAAGATCTGACCGGCTTGAACAGTGTAACTGCAGGTTCCGTTCGTATGGGTGTACATAGTGACAATAAGAACTATGTAACCGGGTTGGACAACAAAGAATGGAATGTTCAAAACCCTACGATTACATCTGGTCGTGCCGCAACTGAAGATCAGTTGAAAAAAGTGTCTGATGAAATCAAGACTACTAATGCAGCTAAAACAGATTATCGCTTGATCAACAATACAAATTCTGCGGACGGTTCTTACTCTGTAGAAAACAATAAAGTTGATTTAAAAGTTAAAGATGAAGCTCATCCTAACAACCCTGCTAATACGGTAACAATCAACAATATCGCATCCAAAACTGAATTGGATAAATTGACAGAACGCGCTGTTAAATATGATCTTAATGGTGCAACTGTTAATAAAAACAAGGTTACTTTGGAAGGCCAAGGCGGTACAACAATTACTAACTTGAAAGCCGGTGAAGTATCCTCTACTTCTACAGATGCTGTAAATGGCAGCCAATTGCATGATGTAAAAATCGAAGCAGGCAAACATTCAAAAGTAACTGTTTCCGATGATAACCTTAAATTGACAACGACTCCTGCTACAAGTACTGAAGGCGCTAAATATGATCTTCGTTTGAACAACAAAGTGACATTGGGTAGCGGTAACAATCAAGTAGTTCTTGATGGTACTGCAGGCAGAGTGACTGCTGGCGCTGTTGTAATGGGTGCTCAAACTGTTCAAAATACGAAACATGCAAGCGAAACTGGTAATTATGTAACTAACTTGAGCAATAAAAACTGGGATTCCACATCTATCGTATCCGGTCGTGCTGCGACTGAAGATCAGTTGAAAAAAGTTAGCGAACAAATTACTCAACAAGGTAGCAGTGCAACTGATTACCGTCTTGTAAGAAATTCCAGCGCTGACGGTTCCTACAAGGTAAACGACAATGGTGAAGTATCCTTGACTGTAGAGGATAAAAACCATGCAGGCGTTAAAGAGCAAGTTACAATCAATAACATTGCATCCAAGACTTCTGTAGATAAATTGACAGATCGTGCTGTTAAATACGACATCAATAACGGTGTTGTTGATAAAACTAAGGTAACATTGGAAGGTGCTGACGGCACTACTATTACAAATGTAAAAGATGGTGCTGTAACAGCTACATCCACAGATGCTATCAACGGCAGCCAATTGTTCAAGACTAAAGAAGAATTGATCAATAAAGGCATGAAATTCGGTGCTGACTCCGGTAACGTAATCAATAAAAAACTTGGTGAACAAGTAAATGTTAAAGGTGGCATTACAGAAGCATCCAAATTGACTGCTGAAGATAATATCGGTGTTGTATCCGATGGCTCTAACGACTTGAAAGTTCGTTTGGCAAAAGACCTTAAAGGTTTGAACAGCGTAACTGTAGGCGATACAAAAGTTACTTCCAACGGCATAACTATCAGCAACGGTGCTACTAACAATGCATCTGTATCCCTTACTAAAACTGGCTTGGATAATGGTGGTAACAAGATTACTAACGTTGCTCGTGGTACAATCGACAGCGATGCAGTAAACTTGGCACAATTGAAAGAAGTATCCAACAGTGCATCTGCAGCAAATACGAAGGTAGCTGAAGGCAAAAACATTAAAGTTGATGAAAGCATCGACAATGTAACTAAAGCTAAAACGTATACTGTAGGCTTGAAAGATGAAGTAACATTAGGCACAGGTAATACAGCTATTAATATTAACGGTACAACAGGTATCGTGAAAGCTGGCACTGGCGATAATGCGGTGACTATCAACGGCACAAACGGCACTATCAACTCCGGAAAAGTGGTTGTTAACGGTGCTAAAGGTACTGTTAATGAATTGACTAACAGAACTTGGAATCCTAAAGCTATTACTAATGGTCAAGCTGCTACAGAAGATCAATTGAAAGTAGTAGATAATAAAATTGATACTACAAAAACTGAAATCGTAGAAAAAGGCTTGGACTTCCAAGGCGATGCAGGTACTGCAATTCATAAAAACCTTGGCCAAACATTGAAAATTTCTGGCGGTCAATCTGATGCATCTAAACTTTCAGAAAATAATATCGGCGTAGTAAATAACAACGGCGTATTGAATGTTAAACTTGCTAAAGATTTGACAGGTTTGAACAGCGTAACAACTGGTGCTACAACTATTAACAACAATGGTTTGACAATCGGTGGCAACACATTTGTTACAAGTAATGGCTTCAATGCTAACGATACTCAAATCACAAACGTGAAAGCTGGTACAGAGGATAACCATGCAGTTAACCTTAAACAGTTGAAAGAAGTATCCAACAACGCAGCGGCAGCTAAAACTGTTGTAAAAGCAGGCAAAAACATCAATGTAACTGATTCTGAAGATCCACTTACTAAAGCTAAGACTTATACAGTTGGCTTACAAGACACAGTAACATTGGGTTCCGGCAATACAGCTGTTAATATCGACGGTACAAAAGGTATTGTGAAAGCCGGCGAAGGCAACAATGCTGTGACTATCAACGGTACAAACAGCACAATTAATGCTGGTAACGTAGCGATTAACGGTGCAACAGGCAATATCAATTCCGGTAAAGTTCTTGTTAACGGTGCTAAAGGTACTGTAAACAACTTAACAAATATCACTTGGGATGCTAATAATATCACAAGCGGCCAAGCTGCAACAGAAGACCAATTGAAAGTTGTTGATAAGAAAATCACTGATAATGGCAGCGATTTGACTAAGAAGGGCTTGAATTTCAAGGGCGATGATGCAACAAGCATTCATAAGGACCTTGGCGAAACGTTGGATATCAACGGTGGCATTTCTGATGCATCTAAATTATCCAACAATAATATCGGTGTAGTATCTGAAAACGGCAAGTTGAATGTTAAGCTTGCTAAAGAGTTGACTGGCTTAACAAGCGTAACAACTGGTGCTACAACAATTAATAACGAAGGTTTAACAATTGGTGGTAAGAAATTCGTTACAGCTAACGGTTTTGATGCTAACAACACACAAATCAAAAACGTAAAAGCTGGTACTGATGGCAATGATGCAGTTAACTTGAATCAATTGAATGAAGTTAAAAATGCGTCTAACACTACAGTAGAAGGTAGCGAAAACATCAACGTTAACTCCACAGTAGATCCTAATACACAAGCTAAAACTTACAAAGTAGCGTTGAAAGACAATGTAACTTTAGGTTCTGGCAATAATGCAATCAACATCAACGGTACTACAGGTATCATAAAAGCTGGTGACGGTGCTAATGCTGTAACTATCAATGGTACAAACGGCACTATTAACTCCGGTAAAGTGACTGTCAACGGTGCTGCTGGTACTGTAAACAACTTGACAAACATCACTTGGGATCCTGCACATATCACAAGCGGTCAAGCTGCAACAGAAGACCAATTGAAATCTGTTGATAAGAAAATCACTGACAACAGCACTGACTTGACTAAGAAGGGCTTGAACTTCCAAGCTGATTCTGGCGAATTAATTCATAAAGATCTCGGTCAAACATTAGATATCAACGGTGGCATTACTGAAAAATCTAAATTGTCCGACAACAATATCGGTGTGGTATCTGAAAACGGTAAGTTGAATGTTAAACTTGCAAAAGATTTAACAGGCTTGAACAGTGTAACAACTGGTCAAACAACTATCAATAACGATGGCTTGACAATCAACAACAAACAATTCGTTACAGCTAATGGCTTTAATGCTAACAATACACAAATCAAAAACGTAACGGCTGGCGTGGAAGACAATGATGCTGTAAATGTTAAACAATTGAACGATGTAAAAGCTGCATCTAATACAAAAGTAGAAGGTAGCAAAAACATCAATGTTGATGAAACTGTAGATAATGTAACAAAAGCTAAAACTTACACAGTTGCATTGAAAGACACTGTAACATTAGGTTCCGGTAATAATGCAGTCAACATCGACGGTACAACTGGTATTGTAAAAGCTGGTGACGGCGCTAACGCAGTAACTATTAACGGCGTAAACAGCACAATCAATGCTGGTAAAGTTGCAATTGATGGTGCAATTGGTAATATCACTTCCGGTAAAGTTCTAGTTAATGGTGCAAATGGTACTGTAAATAGCTTGACAAATATCTCTTGGGATCCTGCAAACATCACAAGCGGTCAAGCTGCAACAGAAGACCAATTGAAATCTGTAGATCAAAAAGTTACAGACAACACTAATAAAGGCTTGAACTTCAAAGGTGATGACG
It encodes the following:
- a CDS encoding ESPR-type extended signal peptide-containing protein → MNRIYRVIWSQVRGAYVVVSEIAKNHSRGSKSFVGNSTKVAARVGLAAMILTGGSGLVSSVYAGTQGISLSPSSNGYDGGLTWLKPSPGAPEIRMFDYGTPGNEGLGYLYTNNKVFGIQIGNSASVRAKDGSVSGIAIGDYSTSQGLGAAFGQYAQSNAIGAVAVGSATKADAFNSLAMMRQAYAGAKYAAAIGTAASAQGEASLAMGHSALAKGTQSIAIGSANPTPLYDDRNTPYTKYDGNTNTQANGQRAIAVGQGAKSNTNDSVAMGTGASVVSGTNSKGKEFARGVAIGKDATSQGLQGVAIGNGAAHYRDNAVAIGNNAKTYAVDGISIGNNAEAGVENDPSYKVNNSIAVGNSAHATGGSAVAFGNDTNASGGSSVATGNAAWALGDRSTAVGNNAHAEGYGSISMGREASSLSTQTGDKKSVMAIGDDAQATGTRSIALGVSAQAGTLTRERDGRYKDNPELISKLNVVKEVSDAVAIGSEASVQANKGLALGSNAKVNHVRGVALGANSETADPVSTAGETINGLTYNYAGSSADSTVSVGNTSTKRTITNVAAGRVNAQSTDAINGSQLYGVANAVGNVAKSTKNILGGNAKVDQNGSITMTNIGDTGKNTVHEAIQSVNQGWELQVNGKKVKDVKAPNRTVNFNAGNNIKLEGAGDNVTVATVDDANFNSVTTGNVSMSKSGINAGGYQITNVKSGGDVVTNAANIGDISRIAAKYDKYLERGIASYEANGDGKVNMTGTNGLAAEVTGLKNTYVTSGTVSNDGKRLTLTRNDNQTFDVDISKISNGLSKTDYRLIANPAHGSNGEYKVAADGSMTLTVADADGSNPTQVKLTNIASKTQQDTNTTNINKNKQDITNINNTIGKGLNFAADSGAPINKKLGETLTVKGGATGALTDSNIGVVAKDGNLNVKLAKDLTGLNSVTAGSVRMGVHSDNKNYVTGLDNKEWNVQNPTITSGRAATEDQLKKVSDEIKTTNAAKTDYRLINNTNSADGSYSVENNKVDLKVKDEAHPNNPANTVTINNIASKTELDKLTERAVKYDLNGATVNKNKVTLEGQGGTTITNLKAGEVSSTSTDAVNGSQLHDVKIEAGKHSKVTVSDDNLKLTTTPATSTEGAKYDLRLNNKVTLGSGNNQVVLDGTAGRVTAGAVVMGAQTVQNTKHASETGNYVTNLSNKNWDSTSIVSGRAATEDQLKKVSEQITQQGSSATDYRLVRNSSADGSYKVNDNGEVSLTVEDKNHAGVKEQVTINNIASKTSVDKLTDRAVKYDINNGVVDKTKVTLEGADGTTITNVKDGAVTATSTDAINGSQLFKTKEELINKGMKFGADSGNVINKKLGEQVNVKGGITEASKLTAEDNIGVVSDGSNDLKVRLAKDLKGLNSVTVGDTKVTSNGITISNGATNNASVSLTKTGLDNGGNKITNVARGTIDSDAVNLAQLKEVSNSASAANTKVAEGKNIKVDESIDNVTKAKTYTVGLKDEVTLGTGNTAININGTTGIVKAGTGDNAVTINGTNGTINSGKVVVNGAKGTVNELTNRTWNPKAITNGQAATEDQLKVVDNKIDTTKTEIVEKGLDFQGDAGTAIHKNLGQTLKISGGQSDASKLSENNIGVVNNNGVLNVKLAKDLTGLNSVTTGATTINNNGLTIGGNTFVTSNGFNANDTQITNVKAGTEDNHAVNLKQLKEVSNNAAAAKTVVKAGKNINVTDSEDPLTKAKTYTVGLQDTVTLGSGNTAVNIDGTKGIVKAGEGNNAVTINGTNSTINAGNVAINGATGNINSGKVLVNGAKGTVNNLTNITWDANNITSGQAATEDQLKVVDKKITDNGSDLTKKGLNFKGDDATSIHKDLGETLDINGGISDASKLSNNNIGVVSENGKLNVKLAKELTGLTSVTTGATTINNEGLTIGGKKFVTANGFDANNTQIKNVKAGTDGNDAVNLNQLNEVKNASNTTVEGSENINVNSTVDPNTQAKTYKVALKDNVTLGSGNNAININGTTGIIKAGDGANAVTINGTNGTINSGKVTVNGAAGTVNNLTNITWDPAHITSGQAATEDQLKSVDKKITDNSTDLTKKGLNFQADSGELIHKDLGQTLDINGGITEKSKLSDNNIGVVSENGKLNVKLAKDLTGLNSVTTGQTTINNDGLTINNKQFVTANGFNANNTQIKNVTAGVEDNDAVNVKQLNDVKAASNTKVEGSKNINVDETVDNVTKAKTYTVALKDTVTLGSGNNAVNIDGTTGIVKAGDGANAVTINGVNSTINAGKVAIDGAIGNITSGKVLVNGANGTVNSLTNISWDPANITSGQAATEDQLKSVDQKVTDNTNKGLNFKGDDATSIHKNLGQTLDVVGGISDKAKLSDNNIGVVSENGKLNVKLAKDLTGLNSVTTGQTTINNDGLTINNKQFVTANGFNANNTQIKNVTAGVEDNDAVNVKQLNDVKAASNTKVKGSKNIDVDEAVDPTTKAKTYTVALKDTVTLGSGNNAVNIDGTKGIVKAGDGANAVTINGVNSTINAGKVAIDGVTGNINAGKVLVNGANGTVNNLTNISWDPKTITSGQAATEDQLKVVDGKIDKNTEDLTKKGLNFGGDSGEAIHKNLGETLNIKGGVSKKEDLTDSNIGVISENGSLNVRLAKNLKGLDSVTVGADPSTQVVLRNNSVSVGGKVYITNAGLNANHQIITNVKAGVNDTDAVNVAQLNQKVAAATTKVEAGDSGNTVVTPVENKDGSKTYKVDIKQDLNLHSVTTTDSEGNKTVTDAKGLAVTDKAGNTTVTDGKGLTVTDKEGNKTTTTATGTTVADSNGNTTDMKATGVTVADKSGNKAEMTSKGMTVTTGEGKSQLITTVSGGSVVNQDLQGNRTATHAAGVDISSKTAITSINAEGIRISNGSAAAARRAAPINNEVSLTKNGLNNGGNQVTNMASGYAAGENIDNITDKSDSLSNGATIGDLKKGIDSVKKGGLDFAGNSGDFHRDLGQKVTIKGEGTKADSEYSGENIKTIADKDGNITIKMAKDLTGRSVEIEERITVGPKGDNGQNAVAINGKDGVGHIGLNGKDGRSADIYTEKGDADLSGTEITRIKYQDESGKTHQVATKDDGMKYGGDSGSVISQKLNGQVNIKGGITDQSKLSTADNIGVVSDGSSNLNVRLAKDITGINSITTTDNSGHTTVQNGNGITIKNNGGGSVSLTSSGLNNGGNKITNVAPGEVSSSSTDAVNGSQLYRVANSMNNVVSEVRQVGAMSSALSALKPMAYDPYEPTQIMAGYGNYHGDSALALGVAHYKNESMMLHAGLAWAGGDSHMMANAGVTWKVGNKDGEAQTADRYRKGPISSTYAMQRELAAMKAENQGLKGEVADLKAENEQMKANIAAMMARLGL